The following nucleotide sequence is from Cyclobacteriaceae bacterium.
TCACGTTTTTCAAATCATGCTGACCAACTCAACAGGACTGATCGAACCGCAATTCCTGGGACGGACCACCACCAACTTCACAGATGGGGCAAAGGCCGTACGGCTCGGTTTCAATTTCAGCAGGGTATTCAATTCAAAAAAGAACAACAAGAAATAAAGGGAGTTGGTTTATGGGTGATTTAGAGGAGATCATTTGGTCTCCTCTTTTTTTGACTCCCCTTTTCAATCGATACCGGAAATTCTTTTCATTCAGAAATCGATTACGGTCGTCTGAGTTGTTTCAAATGATCCAACGAGTTGCTACGTTAGATAAAGTTAGTTAGCAGTAACTAGTTAATTTTTATTAAACGTAAGATGAGTCCTGTCTGCCGTTACCGAAAGATAATGGCAGACAGACTTGTTGAGAGCTCAAAAGGATCTAAGCGGAGTTTCTCGCCGCATTAATAATTCCAAACATGCACCGAATGATCAGCTTGCGATAGAGCTGTTCGTTTTCCTTGTCGTTGCCACTCCGGAGATTCATCAATGCAAACTGCTGCAGCATGATCAATGGAAGCACAATCTTCTCACGAAGCTTGATCGACTCCCGTATCTGTGAATTGTTCTCCATCAGCTCCGGCATATTCGCCAGCTCAAGAATCATCTTGCGCGACAGCTCATACTCGGCAAACATCTTCTTCCAGAATGCACCAAACTCTTCATCTTTCGCGAGGTAGGCAGTAGCAGGATAAAATGACTTGGTCAATGACATCATGCTATTACCCACCAGCGTTCTGAAGAAAAGCGATTGCTGATACAACGCCTGCAACTCATTCCATCTTCCTTTATCTTTTAATTCTTTCAGCGCGCTCCCTACTCCATAGAATCCTGGAATATTCTGCTTCATCTGCGCCCACGATCCCACAAAAGGAATTGCTCTCAGATCTTCAAACTTCAGACCTTCACCACTGGACCGCTTCACTGGGCGCGATCCGATGTTCGTATCACCAAAGTATGGCAACGGTGTTATCTTCTCCAGGTAGGGAACAAACTTCGGATCCAGCTTCAGATCCAGATAAGATTTATATCCTGCTTCTGCCAGCTGATCCAGCAATGCCTTATCATCATTAGATAACTGGCTGGAAGGATGTCCAAATACCCTGCCCTCCAATCCTGCCGAAAGCAACTGTTCGAGATTGTACTGACAAGAGGCTTCCTTTCCAAAGTTTGAACTGATCGTCTGGCCCTGAATCGTGATCTGAACTTCACTGTTCTCAATGGAATCTCCCAGTGAAGCGTAGAAGTCGTGCGTGTTGCCACCGCCACGTGCCGGAGGGCCTCCTCTTCCATCAAAGAAGAGCGCCGTGATACCGAATTTTCTGGAGATATCAGTTAAAGATTCCTTTGCCCTGAAGATCGACCAGTTGGCGCGGAGATAGCCGCCATCCTTCGTTCCATCAGAGAAGCCGAGCATGATCGTCTGTTTGTTATTGCGGCTTTCAAGATGCTTTCTGTATGCAGGGATCTGATAAACAGTTTCCATGATCTTCTGCGCATGAGCAAGATCATCGATAGTCTCAAACAATGGAACAATATCCAGTGGCAATGTACTCTTGTCAGCTACAAGCCATTGAGCCATCTGATAGACCTGCATGATGTGAAACGCACTCTGACAATTACTAATAATATATCGATGACAACCTTGTGGGCCATTCTGATTCTGAATGAACCTGATCGCACTGAAACTTGAAATTGTTTCAGCAGCAACAGCATCATCGACCTTGAGTGCAGATTCATCCGGTGTGAACTTCAACAGCTGTTCAATTTTCTTTTGATCAGAAGCCTGGTCAAATACATCTTTTTCCTTACCGCCTTTGGCAAGAATGGCTCTTACCACCGGCTCGTGCTTGCGTCCATCCTGCCGGATATCCAGTGACGTAAAATGAAATCCGAAGAGCTGGACCTTCAGAATGAATTCTTCCAGCAGATCGAGGAACAAACTTCCGTGACGCTCGATAAGAATCTTCCGTGTCGCCTGCAGGTCATTGAGTAATTCGGAAGAATGAGTATAGCCATCGTTGGTGTATAACGCTCCGTACAGCTTCTTCTCGATACCTTGTATCAAAGGTTCGACACCTTCAAATGTGAATCTTCGTTTCAGTTGACGAACATCCTGATAATAATTTCTCAGAATTCCCTGACGTAATCTTTGCGCCACTTTTAATGTGATCTCTGTCGTAACAAAAGGATTCCCATCACGGTCGCCACCGGGCCAGAAGCCAATGCTGATGAGTCGGTCGTTCTTCCATTCATCTAGTGGAATAGACAAGCCCTTCATGAATTGCTCCACAATAGCAGGTGCAGCCTGGTAGAAAATGTTTTCGAGATACCAGCACAAGCTTACTGCTTCATCAAAAGGTGTTGGCTTTTCCTGATTGATAAATCCGGTCTTGCCAAGTTGCTGAAGCAGCAGATTGATCTGCTGAAAATCATTCTGGCGTATGGCAATTTCAAGGTCGGTAAGGATCGCAAGCACGTGGCCCGGATAAAACTGAGTAGGATGAGCGGTGAGCACTACACGAACAGAAAAATCTTCTACGCTTTCGCGCAACGCCTGGCGTCTTCCATCAGCATCTGCTCTTAACAGAAGTGCAGCCACAGAACCCTTGCCCCTGACATCATTGATCTGTTCAAAAGAAGAGTCTTCGATAGAATCAAACAATACAACCTGTCGTTCAATGTATTGGATTACACGAAACAGAAAGTCAAATTTCTCTTTTGAAGAGCTGCCGGGCAGATAATCATCAAAGAACTTGCTCATGATCTCATCCGGCTGGAGGCCTGCTTCAAATCCCTGCTCACAGGCTTGCTGCAACAGCGGCAAAAAATTTCCTGTTCTGGAGATATTCTGAAAAGGAAGATTCAGAAACAGACTATTATATATAGAGAAGCGGGTAGAGACAATGGAGGAAAACTGGTTCACGGCGGTATGATTTTAATAGTATCTCAGAAAGATCATTTTAAGGAAGGCAATATCCAATCTTAATGGCAGAATTGTTCCTTTTCAGGCCAAAAAAGAGGGTCAAAAAATTAACACTATGTCCGATTGATATATTGTTACATCTGCGCTAAATTTTGGATACATTACCTAAAAGACCCTGAGCTATGCGGAGAATTTTACCATATCTCGTATTACTGACCATACTTTCTTCCTGTCTCGGTTATAAAGAGCTGCCGGTAGAATATGATTATAGCTACCGTGGCAACTTCAAAAAGTACCGCACTTTTGAGATCATGCGCCCCATCGGAATTCCTGACTCCAGCATGGTGAATGCTGTAATTGAGAAATCAATCGTTTCAAGAATGCGCTTCCTGGGATACAAGCAATCCACCAGCAAACCACATCTTATTATAGGGTTCAAAATGTTCAACGACAGTCTTAAGCTCAATGGCTACAGCCAGCCGGAGATTGAAGAGTGGATCAAATCCCAGAATTCGGAACTCAACTACACACAGCAAAAGTTTACACTCAATTCAGGAACGCTCCTGATACAATTCTTTGATCGCCGCCAGAACCGATCGATCTGGCAGGGCTACGCAACCACCGTTTACGGAGGCATCGACTTTCATAATAACCGTCACCTGAAAAACGCAGTGATCTCGATCCTGGACAAATACAGGTTCTGGGCAGACGGATTCATTGAAGGTTCACCAACCAATGATGAAGACAAGGGAATGTGATCCCTTGTAAAACCCCTTAAATCTTCTCTCCCAAGGGTTTTTCTTTAACGAAATAATTCTACCTTTGCAGTCCAAAATAAGCCCCTGAACACTCAGGAAGCGAGTTTTGGAAGGTATTGCCCGATGGTGTAATTGGCAACACGCCTGATTTTGATTCAGGAAAGTCCAGGTTCGAGCCCTGGTCGGGCAACAGTATCAATCCCGCTGATGCGGGATTTTTAATTAATCGAATGGCGGTAAAAATATTTTCAGGTCGCGCAACCACCTATCTGGCAGACAAAATTGCTCAGGCATATGGTGAGTCCCTCGGCGAAGTGAACTACCAGCAGTTCAGCGACGGGGAGATGTCGCCCTACCTGACAGAATCCGTCCGTGGCCATGATGTGTTCATGGTACAGTCAACATTCCCGCCGGCAGACAATTTCATGGAGCTTCTCCTGATGATCGATGCCGCCAAGCGTGCAAGCGCCGCGAATGTAAACGTCATCATCCCCTATTTCGGATATGCACGCCAGGATCGTAAAGACAAGCCACGGGTTGCCATCGCCGCCAAGATGATTGCCAATCTTTTATCAGCTGCAGGCGCCGACAGAATTATGACCTGCGATCTTCATGCAGACCAGATCCAGGGATTCTTTGACATCCCCGTAGATCACCTGGACGGAGCGTATATTTTTATTCCTTACCTGAAGTCACTCAACCTTCCCAATATCATGTTTGCCACTCCGGATGTCGGTGGTATCAAACGTGCCAGAAGTTTCGCGAAGTATTTCACTGCCGATCTTGCTGTCTGCGACAAGTACCGCAAGGAGGCCAACAAGGTAGAGTCCATGCGACTCATTGGTGAAGTGGAAGGAAAAGATGTTGTACTGGTGGATGACCTGGTGGACACAGCGGGCACGATCTGCAAAGCAGCGGCTCTTTTGAAAGAAAATGGTGCGCGTTCAGTCCGTGCGGTTTGTACGCATGCAGTGCTGAGCGGCAAAGCATATGAAAATATCGAGAACTCAAATCTGGAAGAGATTGTCGTAACGGATACCATTCCGATGAGACAGCAAAGCAGCAAGATCAAGATGCTTTCTATCTCTACGCTTTTCGCGAAAGCGATCCGCAAGATCCATGATCATGAGTCGATCAGTTCATTATTTATCAAGTTGTAATCAATTTTAAACTAAACAAATAAACAATTATGAAAACTGTTGAGATTATAGGGTATCACAGAGCAAATCTCGGCAAGGCGGCTGCTGAAAATATCCGTCAGGAAGGTAATGTTCCATGCGTCCTTTACGGAGGTGGTCAACAAGTACATTTCTATTCGCCGGTGATTTTATTCCGTGACATCGTTTACACAAACGAAGCACACTTTGTTCACCTGAACATTGAAGGCGAAGAGTGCCAGGCCATTCTTCAGGAAGCACAATTCCATCCGGTGAGTGAGATCATCCTGCACGCAGATTTTCTGCGCATCGCTGATGACCGCAAGATCAAGATGGACATCCCTACCCGCATGGTGGGCCAGGCTCCTGGTGTTGCCAAGGGTGGAACATTGGTTCGCAAGAAGGCATCATTGAAAGTGATGGCGTTGCCGAAAGACATGCCGGATCATATTGATGTTGACTGTTCTGAGCTTGACTTCCATCACTCAGTAAAGGTTGGCGACATGAAGATCAAGAACCTTACGTTTGTAGACCCACATCAGTCGTCTATCGCCGTTGTGGAAGTTCCGCGTGCCGCTAAGATGGCTGCTGAAGATGCTACGAAGGCTGCTACTGAAGCTGCTTCTACTCCTGCTGTTGCAGGTGCACCGGCTGCGGCGGCTGCAGAAGCTCCAAAGAAAGACGAGAAGAAGAAGTAATTATATTTCTTTTATCAGAATCAAATCCCGTTTGCGAAAGCAGACGGGATTTTTTTGTTTAAGTATTACTCTTTCTCCCTTCCTCAATTTCTTACCAAAATTTAACATTATCAATCCAAAGAGAATAGTTGATAGGCCAAAAAGTAAATAGTAAAAATCTATTTCCATTTCCTCTTCATTCTCTCTAATAGCTTGCAAGACCCTCAACTCACACTACTCCCCGGCTCTACATCTCCTCCCGGCTGCAGCAGCTTCAGCTTGCCATCATGATCTTCAGCAGACAATATCATCCCCTGCGACTCCATCCCCATCATCTTGCGGGGTGCAAGATTCGCAATGAACGTCACCTGCTTGCCTACCATCTCCTCCGCAGTATAATGCTGCGCTATCCCACTCAATATCGTACGCGTATCCAACCCACTGTTGATCGTCAGCTTCAGTAGCTTGTTGGACTTCTCCATCTTCTCCGCCGCCACCACTTTCCCTATCCGGATGTCCAGCTTCGTGAAATCATCAATCGTGATCTCCGCCTTTAAGGCCTTGACCGCCGAAACCTTTGGCGTTGGCTCGTCTTTCTTTGTTTCCATAAGCTTCCTGATCTGCGCTTCTATAATTGGATCTTCAATCTTCTCAAATAACAATGCGGCCACTCCTAACGAATGTCCTGCCTTCAACAGCTTCACCGAACCAGTGTCTTTCCAGAACAGATCTCCCACCAACAGCATGTCTTTCAGCTTGCGCGATGTGAATGGAAGGAATGGTTCGCAAAGCACCGCAAGGTTCGCCGATATCTGCAACGCGATATTCAAAATCGTCCCTACTCTCTCCATGTCAGTCTTCGCCAGCTTCCATGGTTCGGTCTCCGCCAGATACTTGTTGCCCGTTCTGGCAAGGTCCATCAGCAATGCCGTCGCCTCACGGAAACGATATGCTTCAATACTCGCCGCAATGCGTGATGGGAATTCTTTCACATCATCGATCGCCTTCTGATCAATGGCCGTCAACGCTCCCGCAACCGGAACCTTATTATCAAAGTACTTCTGCGTCAGCACCAGTGCGCGGTTCACAAAATTTCCAAAGATGGCAACGAGCTCATTATTGTTCTTCGACTGAAAATCTCTCCACGTAAACTCGCTGTCCTTGGTTTCAGGAAGATTCGTCAGCAATGCATAGCGCAACACATCCGGCTTATCCGGAAATTGCTCTATGTATTCATGCATCTCGATCGACCACCCACGGCTCGTCGACATCTTGTCACCTTCCAGGTTCATGAACTCATTCGCCGGAACATTATCCGGAAGGATATACTGACCCGAAGCCTTCAGCATCGCCGGGAAGATGATGCAATGGAACACAATATTATCCTTGCCCACAAAATGTATGAGACTCGTCTCCTCGTCCTCCCAGTATTTCTTCCAGTCGTCTGCCTTCACCTTGCCAAAGTCCGACTTCGGTGCAGAATATTGCTGCTTGCCGTCACTCATCTCCTGGAAAAGTGCGCGTGTCGCAGAGATGTACCCGATCGGAGCATCAAACCACACGTATAATACTTTCCCCTCTGCATCCGGCAGCGGAACTTTTATTCCCCAGTCCAGGTCACGGGTCATCGCGCGGGGCTGTAACCCGGAGTCGATCCATGACTTACACTGGCCATACACGTTGGTCTTCCAGTCATCGGCATGCTCTTTCAATATCCATTCGCGGAGCCATGGCTCATAATCTTGTAATGGCAGATACCAGTGCTTCGTTGATTTCAGGATCGGCGCATTCCCGGAAAGGGTCGACCGGGGGTTGATCAGCTCACGCGGACTCAACGTCGAACCGCACCGTTCACACTGATCGCCATAGGCATTTGGGTTGGAACACCTCGGGCAGGTGCCCACGATATAACGATCTGCCAGGAATACGTTAGCCTGAACATCAAAATACTGCTCGGATGTCTCCTCCGTCAGCAGTCCTTTATGATATAGATTGAGGAAGAACTCCTGCGACGTCTCATGATGGATCTTTTCGCTGGTACGATGATAGATATCCAGAGAAATTCCCAATTTTTCGAAACAGTCCCTGATCATTACATGGTATTTGTCAATGATCGCCTGAGCGGTGGTACCCTCTTTTAATGCCTGGTTCGGAATGGCAGTTCCATGCTCATCACTTCCGGACACAAAAACCACATTTTTCTGCAAAAGCCGCAAAAACCTTACATACACATCTGCCGGAATATAGGCCCCTGACAAATGGCCTATATGCTTCGGACCGTTGGCGTAAGGAAGGGCCGACGTAACCATGTATCGCTTAATCTCTTTTCTCTCTGACATTCTCTGATTTTCGAAAAACAACCCACAAAACTAATAAACTGACGGCAGGATCATGAACTATCAGTCGTGAATCACTTGCCGTTAAAATAAAATCTCCCCCATCGGGGTCACCTTTGTCAGCATGTAACAAAGCTTGAAATTCAGGATTAACCGGTTCATCCCCGCGATGATGCATGCAATACTAAAAATACGGATGGAACTATTTTTGTGATTCTGAAGTACAACTCAGATCATCTCAAAGTCGGGAGGCCGCTGGGCACTTAATCTGCCCACCTGCATTCGCTCCTGCTCCTGGCGATTCCGCTCTTCTTTTCTCTTCTCAATGATGCTGAAAAGATTCTTCGGGAATTCCACAATAAACTCAGTGTACTTTTCATCAGTGGAGATCAGATTGATGTCTCCGCCTAACTTCTCTGTCGCCAGCTTCGCCAGGTACAATCCAATGCCGCCGGTCTCTGAACGCTCTGATGCCCTGACAAACATCTGGAATATCTTCTCGCGGTTCATCTGTGATATCCCCACACCATTATCCATCACATGCGCCTTTACATTTCCGTCTACGCTACGTACGGCGATCTTCACAAACGACTCGATCCGCAACGACTCATTATAAAACTTCAGCGCATTGTCGATAAGATTCTCCAATATAAGTCTCACCATTTCACGATCGGAAGTAAGCTCGATCTCAGGCTCCACATCATACTCGATCCTGATCTTGGAAGGAACACCCTTCTTCATTTCAAGCGTGAGAATCTCCTGAATGATCGACTCGAAGTGTATGGTCTCCGGCTTCAGCTCTGCATGGTTGATCCGGTTCACGATCAGCAGACGCGTCAATACCATGTTCAGTTTTTCGGCAGTAAGATCAAGCTTGCTGAGATAGCCCAGCGCCTTGTCATCTTTCACATCCATCATCGCCAGGTTGACAATACCCTTCAGACTCGCCAGCGGACCG
It contains:
- a CDS encoding ribose-phosphate pyrophosphokinase — its product is MAVKIFSGRATTYLADKIAQAYGESLGEVNYQQFSDGEMSPYLTESVRGHDVFMVQSTFPPADNFMELLLMIDAAKRASAANVNVIIPYFGYARQDRKDKPRVAIAAKMIANLLSAAGADRIMTCDLHADQIQGFFDIPVDHLDGAYIFIPYLKSLNLPNIMFATPDVGGIKRARSFAKYFTADLAVCDKYRKEANKVESMRLIGEVEGKDVVLVDDLVDTAGTICKAAALLKENGARSVRAVCTHAVLSGKAYENIENSNLEEIVVTDTIPMRQQSSKIKMLSISTLFAKAIRKIHDHESISSLFIKL
- the metG gene encoding methionine--tRNA ligase, whose protein sequence is MSERKEIKRYMVTSALPYANGPKHIGHLSGAYIPADVYVRFLRLLQKNVVFVSGSDEHGTAIPNQALKEGTTAQAIIDKYHVMIRDCFEKLGISLDIYHRTSEKIHHETSQEFFLNLYHKGLLTEETSEQYFDVQANVFLADRYIVGTCPRCSNPNAYGDQCERCGSTLSPRELINPRSTLSGNAPILKSTKHWYLPLQDYEPWLREWILKEHADDWKTNVYGQCKSWIDSGLQPRAMTRDLDWGIKVPLPDAEGKVLYVWFDAPIGYISATRALFQEMSDGKQQYSAPKSDFGKVKADDWKKYWEDEETSLIHFVGKDNIVFHCIIFPAMLKASGQYILPDNVPANEFMNLEGDKMSTSRGWSIEMHEYIEQFPDKPDVLRYALLTNLPETKDSEFTWRDFQSKNNNELVAIFGNFVNRALVLTQKYFDNKVPVAGALTAIDQKAIDDVKEFPSRIAASIEAYRFREATALLMDLARTGNKYLAETEPWKLAKTDMERVGTILNIALQISANLAVLCEPFLPFTSRKLKDMLLVGDLFWKDTGSVKLLKAGHSLGVAALLFEKIEDPIIEAQIRKLMETKKDEPTPKVSAVKALKAEITIDDFTKLDIRIGKVVAAEKMEKSNKLLKLTINSGLDTRTILSGIAQHYTAEEMVGKQVTFIANLAPRKMMGMESQGMILSAEDHDGKLKLLQPGGDVEPGSSVS
- a CDS encoding DUF4136 domain-containing protein; translation: MRRILPYLVLLTILSSCLGYKELPVEYDYSYRGNFKKYRTFEIMRPIGIPDSSMVNAVIEKSIVSRMRFLGYKQSTSKPHLIIGFKMFNDSLKLNGYSQPEIEEWIKSQNSELNYTQQKFTLNSGTLLIQFFDRRQNRSIWQGYATTVYGGIDFHNNRHLKNAVISILDKYRFWADGFIEGSPTNDEDKGM
- a CDS encoding phosphoenolpyruvate carboxylase — encoded protein: MNQFSSIVSTRFSIYNSLFLNLPFQNISRTGNFLPLLQQACEQGFEAGLQPDEIMSKFFDDYLPGSSSKEKFDFLFRVIQYIERQVVLFDSIEDSSFEQINDVRGKGSVAALLLRADADGRRQALRESVEDFSVRVVLTAHPTQFYPGHVLAILTDLEIAIRQNDFQQINLLLQQLGKTGFINQEKPTPFDEAVSLCWYLENIFYQAAPAIVEQFMKGLSIPLDEWKNDRLISIGFWPGGDRDGNPFVTTEITLKVAQRLRQGILRNYYQDVRQLKRRFTFEGVEPLIQGIEKKLYGALYTNDGYTHSSELLNDLQATRKILIERHGSLFLDLLEEFILKVQLFGFHFTSLDIRQDGRKHEPVVRAILAKGGKEKDVFDQASDQKKIEQLLKFTPDESALKVDDAVAAETISSFSAIRFIQNQNGPQGCHRYIISNCQSAFHIMQVYQMAQWLVADKSTLPLDIVPLFETIDDLAHAQKIMETVYQIPAYRKHLESRNNKQTIMLGFSDGTKDGGYLRANWSIFRAKESLTDISRKFGITALFFDGRGGPPARGGGNTHDFYASLGDSIENSEVQITIQGQTISSNFGKEASCQYNLEQLLSAGLEGRVFGHPSSQLSNDDKALLDQLAEAGYKSYLDLKLDPKFVPYLEKITPLPYFGDTNIGSRPVKRSSGEGLKFEDLRAIPFVGSWAQMKQNIPGFYGVGSALKELKDKGRWNELQALYQQSLFFRTLVGNSMMSLTKSFYPATAYLAKDEEFGAFWKKMFAEYELSRKMILELANMPELMENNSQIRESIKLREKIVLPLIMLQQFALMNLRSGNDKENEQLYRKLIIRCMFGIINAARNSA
- a CDS encoding 50S ribosomal protein L25/general stress protein Ctc — its product is MKTVEIIGYHRANLGKAAAENIRQEGNVPCVLYGGGQQVHFYSPVILFRDIVYTNEAHFVHLNIEGEECQAILQEAQFHPVSEIILHADFLRIADDRKIKMDIPTRMVGQAPGVAKGGTLVRKKASLKVMALPKDMPDHIDVDCSELDFHHSVKVGDMKIKNLTFVDPHQSSIAVVEVPRAAKMAAEDATKAATEAASTPAVAGAPAAAAAEAPKKDEKKK